GTCGGTTCATCGAAGAGCATCACTTTCGGATTCATTGCAAGCGCACGTGCAATACCGACGCGCTGCTGCTGTCCTCCACTTAATGATATCGGATACTGATCCTTGACGTGCGTTAAATCCACTTTTTCAAGCAGGTTCAATGCGATTGCTCGTGCTTCTGTCTGTTTCATCTTCTTGACTTGCACAAGACCTTCCATCACATTTTCTAGCGCTGTCATATGCGGAAACAATTGAAAGTTCTGGAACACCATACCTGACTTTTTACGGACTTCAATCTGTGATTTGCGGTTGTTATTATCATATGTTAAGCCATCTACTGTTACTGTCCCTGATGTCGGCAGTTCCAGTGCATTCATCATGCGTAAAAGGGTCGTCTTACCAGAACCGCTACGCCCGATCAGAACAACAACCTCACCATCCTGTACTTCTAGATCTACATCTTTTAATACCGTCTTATCTCCAAACTTCTTTACGACATTCTTCACTGAGATCATCGCTGATACTTCCTTTCTATACGAGACTCATATTGTCCTTGTACAATAGAGATGATGAAACATACCACCCAGTACATTAAGCCGACAAGTACATAGATTGAAAGAAACTCATACGTTGTTGCGGCTACTTCCTGAGCTTTACGAAACATCTCTGCAACGAGGATAAAGCCTAGCAGCGATGTATCTTTAATCAAGCTTAGAAATGTATTACCAAGTGCAGGAATAGAGACACGCATCGCCTGAGGTAGGACAATACGTTTCATCGTCATCCATTCGCTCATACCAATCGAATAGGCTGCTTCTTTCTGTCCATTAGGTATCGATAGAATACCACCTCGAATAATTTCAGAAGCATACGCTCCGACATTTAAACTCAGGCCAATAATCGCTGCGACCACCGGTGCTATATTCAGCTTAATATCAGGATTTCCTGTAATAAGGCGTCCAACTTCCGGAATACCGTAGAAGATGATGAATAACTGTACAAGCATCGGAGTTCCGCGAATGATTGAAACATAGATTCTGGCAATACTTCGCGCGAACTTGTTACGTGACACACGCATCAATGCTGTGATAATCGCTATAATCAAACCGATGATAAATGTCGCAATAGTAATAGGGATTGAATATTTAATCAATCCCCATAACATCGGTTCAAAAGCTTGTTTCGCTGCATCTAATGCATGGAGCTGTTCTTCATTAAGCTTTAGAAACATCTTCACCAAACCATTTCTTACTTATTTTTGTTAAAGTACCGTCTTTATGCAATTCGTCTAATGCTTTATTAATATCTTCGATCACTTTCTTATCTGTCTTCTTAGTGAATACAAATCCTGACTGACTCTTCTCTGCATCGCCTGTAACTAACTTAATATCAGCTGCTTTCTTTTGTTTCTGATAGTCAAGTACTGATAATTTATCATTGAAAGTACCTTCTACACGATTCGATAACACCATTTCCATCGCCTGGTTAAATCCTTCTACTGAAGTAATTTCAGCACCTTTATCTTTCGCCAGCTTACCGTAGTTTGAAGTTAAAGTCTGAGCGAGCTTCTTCCCTTTAACATCATCAAACGACTTGATTGAATCGTTATTCTTACGAACGACAAGTACCCCTTCTGAATACGTATACGGTTTAGAGAAGTTATATTTCTCTTTACGTTCTGCGTTAATTCCGACTTGGTTCGCTACCGTATCGAAACGCCCTGCATTTAATCCAGAGAACATTGAATCCCACTGTGTTTCAACGAATTTCACTTTATAACCTGCCTTTTTTGCTACTGCTTCAGTGACTTCTACATCGTAACCTGTTAACTTTCCGTCTTTATCATGGAACGTAAATGGTGCATATGTTCCTTCTGTACCTACTGTAAGTGTCTTACTATCATTCTTTGTAGGCTCTTCACTGTTACCACATGCTGCAAGCACAAATAATAACGCCGTTAATACCGCAAATAATCTTTTCATTTTCATTCTCCTATTCATATCAATTTACTCGGAATAGATTTTATTGTATACCATTTAGGATTTAAGTCAATAAAAAGATACTGAATGACTCGGATTAATTTAATTTTAAATGCTCAATCGTTTCATCATCCAGTGTATTCAGTATCGCAAGCATACCATCGCGCGCCGCTTCATAATCACGAATATCAAATATTGTATGGTTCGAATGAATGTAACGTGCAGGAACACCTACTACTGCTGTCGGCACACCTTCATTTGAAATATGAATCTGCCCGCCATCGGTGCCTCCTGGTGACTGATAATATTGATAATTGATATTATGCGCTTCATATGTTTCCTGCATCAATGTCTTGAATGAGGGCTTTAATATCATTGTGCGGTCGATGATTCTCAGTAACGTGCCAGCCCCAAGTTGTCCATTATCACTATTTCTGCCTGCCATATCATTTGCTGGTGAGCAGTCGACGACAAGTGCAACATCCGGCTGAATCATATTTGCTGCAGGTCCGGCTCCTCGTAAACCTACTTCTTCCTGCACATTCGCTCCGATATAGAGATGAAATGGCAATTCAATATCCTTCAATCGTTCCATCACATCTATAATAATCGTACATCCATAACGATTATCCCATGCTTTACATAGAAAACGATGTTCCGTTAGCTGCTTAAATTCTACTTCAGGTACGATCGTATCCCCAGGCATTATCCCCATCTCAGTGACCATCTCTTTATCTTCAGCACCGATATCCAGCATCATATCTGAAATTTGTGGTGTTCCTTCATTACCTGTTCTGAAATGTTTCGGCAAGCTTCCAATGATCCCTGTATATTCTTTCTTGTCCCGAGTTAACACTTTCATGCGCTGTGCCTGCAGTACGTCTTCCGGCCAGCCGCCAAGCGGTGTAAATTTGAGCATACCATTATCCGTGATATGCGTCACCATGAATCCGACTTCATCCATATGGGCAGCAATCATAACTTTCTTTGCATCTGGATTTGTGCTCTTCTTGACGAAATATATGCCACCCAGTCCATCTTGCAGTACTTCATCTGCATATGCTGACATTCTTTCCTTTAAATAATCACGCACTTGATATTCGTGTCCGGGTGCCCCGTGTAATTCTGTTAATGTCTTAATCGTTTCTATTATCGTTGTCATGATTGTTCTCCTTTATGGTAAAATATTTTATAAATGGAGGGATATTATGAAAAAACGCTATTTGCTTATCATTCCTGTAACAATCGCTTTACTTTATATATCGAAAGATCGTATGTCAATGAAGCATCCTAAGAAGGTTCTCGATCAAACGAAACAGGCATATAAGGATGTAACAGGTTCAGCGATCAACTATACCCCTGAAAAGATCCATAAGTTCGGATCTATTACTCACGTCTATCGCGGTATGATCAATACGAAGACGTCGACTTATGAATTTATCGCTGATTGTTACAGTGGTGAGCTTATCGATGTGTTTGAAATTCAGCCGCTTTAATCTCCAGCATTCTCCTTCAAATATGAGAATGCTTTTTCAATTGCAGCTAACCCTTGTTCAAGCTTCTCTTCGCTACATGCAACATTCAGTCTGAAGTGCGTACTCGCTGTCAGTTCATAAGTGTTCCCGATACCTACAGCGATACGTCCGATATTCTGCAGTGCATCCTGAACGTCCATTTCACTGAAACCACTCGCTTCAAAATTAATCCATGCAAGAAATGTGCTTTGTGGTCTACGAAACGTCAGCACATCGTGCAATCGCTCGCTGATGAATGTTTCAACTTTAATCATATTCGATTCAATATGGTCATTAAGTGCATCCACCCACGCACCGCATTCCATATAAGCTGTGCGAATTGCAGTCAGTCCCAGCATATTCGGCGCACCGATACCATAGACGCTTCCTATCTTCGTCTGCAGCAGTTCACGCATATAGCTGTCCTTCGTTATGTAATACGCATGAGGAATGCCTGAAATATTAAATGTCTTGCCGAGACATGTTGTAACAACCATCTTGTCATACTGACTCATATACTGTATCAGCGACTGATGTGTCCCATGACGCACGAAGTCCATATGAATTTCGTCAGAGATAATATAGACATCATGCTTCTCGCAGGTTTCGATTATCTTCAGGATTTCATCTTCAGTAAATACTTTACCTGTCGGATTATGCGGGTTACAGAACAGGAATACTTTGTTCTGAGGCATCTGACATAAATATTCAAACTGAACAAAATCCATCGAATATTGATCTTCATCATCATACAGATCGCAGCCGACAATCATACGCTTGTTGCCATTGATTAGATTTAAGAAGTTGTTATATGAAGGAATATTGACGATCACACCATCTCCTTCATTTGTTACACTGCGAATCACTTCAGTCACTGTAAATAATACGCTCGGCGCATATGCGAGATCCTGCTTTAAAACATTGAGATTAAAACGTGTCTTGTACCAATGACGGATCGGCTGATAAAACTGGTCGTTATTCCAGTTCGTATAGCCATATATCGGATGATTTAATCGCTCCTGTAATGCACGTGTTATTGTTTCTGGAACAGCAATATCCATATCCGCTATCCAAAACGGCATTAAATCTTTACGCTGATAAAGTTTAGACAGCATTTCATGAGCAACGGCATTCGTTGCACTACGGTCAATCACTTCATTAAAATCCATGATATCTCCTCCTGTTAATTCGAATTCCTTAATATTAGTCTACATGAAATATATAAATAAAAAAAGAAGCAGAGTAAGATGCTATAAAGTCATCTTACTCTGCTTCTTAAAATCGAGCTTCTAATCGATTAATTCTAAACCCTTTATTTGAGAACTTATCTTCATATTCCGTACGAATATTATCAACAGGTTCATTATCATGCAAATTCAGATTAATATTTTTAAGTTTCATGCCGTAATGGCTCATACTCTCGATCGAATATTCAAATAACGCCTGATTATCCGTCTTGAAATGAATTTCACCGTCTTTATTTAAAATCGTTTCATAAACTTTAAGAAAATTCTCATGCGTCAGTCTGCGCTTTGCGTGACGCGTCTTAGGCCACGGATCAGAGAAGTTAAGATAAATTCTGTCAATCTCACCTTCATTGAAGATTTCTGTCAGCTTTTCGGCATCTACCGTCAAGAGACGTAAGTTCTTAATATTTTGTTCCACCGCTTTTTCTACGATACGAATCATAACATTCTTATCGCGTTCGATACCAATATAATTAATCTCTGGGTTCGCTTTTGCCATCTCCGTAATAAAGCGGCCCATACCGCTACCGACTTCGATATGTATCGGCTGTACTTGTTCAAACCAGTCGATGATATGATCTTTACGTGCAAGATCGATACTTACAATATGATCGTGTTCCAGAAGAAAATCTTCAGCCCACGGTTTATTTCTCATTCTCATAATGCTACTCCTTTAAATAAAACGATTCAAATTCAATACATCATCTAAAAATTTCAGCCAGTCATTCAAATCATGGTAGCGGCTCTTTTCTTCGTACCACTCAATCATTGCAATCGCCTGAATAATGGTATACCACTTCATGCGTTTTTCAAGATCCAGCGTATATTCAATACCGTAAGTTGAAAGCCATGACTGCCAGTCGATGGTATCACGATAAGTATAAAGAATCATACCAATATCTATTGCCGGATCTGCAATCATCGCACCTTCCCAGTCTACTAGAAAGAGTTCATCCTGATCTGACAGGAGCCAGTTATTATGATTGACATCCCCATGACATACGGTGTAGAACTTGCGCTCTAGTTTCGGCATATGCTCTTCCAGATAGATCAAAGCTTTACGCACAGTATGATGCGTTAATACGTTACGCGATAATGAGGCGTTGATCTTATTAAGCAATAGCTCCGGATCCATCGGTTTCATCTCAAGACGCTTGAGCATATTAAGTAACGGTTTCGAACGATGAATCTTCTTCAAGAGTAATGCAACACGTTCGGATTTCATTTCCATGTGTGTCAGACTTCGCCCATTCTTCCAGTGCTGTGCTGTTACAACTTCACCTGTCTCTATTCTTTTCGTCCATACAAGTTTCGGTACGATACCTTCAGCAGAGAGTGCAGCAAGAAACGGAGAGGAGTTACGCTTTAAGAAAAGCTTTCTGCCGTCTTGTTCTGCCATGTATGCTTCTCCAGATGCGCCACCAGCGGAATCTAATGTCCAACCTAGCTGATAGAAATGTTCCAACGTGTTTCACCTCCTG
Above is a window of Macrococcoides canis DNA encoding:
- a CDS encoding amino acid ABC transporter ATP-binding protein; this encodes MISVKNVVKKFGDKTVLKDVDLEVQDGEVVVLIGRSGSGKTTLLRMMNALELPTSGTVTVDGLTYDNNNRKSQIEVRKKSGMVFQNFQLFPHMTALENVMEGLVQVKKMKQTEARAIALNLLEKVDLTHVKDQYPISLSGGQQQRVGIARALAMNPKVMLFDEPTSALDPELVQDVLRVIKDLRDEGMTMVIVTHEMNFARHVADKVAFVHDGRIEEIGAPEQLFNAPQSEHLRRFLNVISE
- a CDS encoding amino acid ABC transporter permease produces the protein MFLKLNEEQLHALDAAKQAFEPMLWGLIKYSIPITIATFIIGLIIAIITALMRVSRNKFARSIARIYVSIIRGTPMLVQLFIIFYGIPEVGRLITGNPDIKLNIAPVVAAIIGLSLNVGAYASEIIRGGILSIPNGQKEAAYSIGMSEWMTMKRIVLPQAMRVSIPALGNTFLSLIKDTSLLGFILVAEMFRKAQEVAATTYEFLSIYVLVGLMYWVVCFIISIVQGQYESRIERKYQR
- a CDS encoding amino acid ABC transporter substrate-binding protein, which gives rise to MKRLFAVLTALLFVLAACGNSEEPTKNDSKTLTVGTEGTYAPFTFHDKDGKLTGYDVEVTEAVAKKAGYKVKFVETQWDSMFSGLNAGRFDTVANQVGINAERKEKYNFSKPYTYSEGVLVVRKNNDSIKSFDDVKGKKLAQTLTSNYGKLAKDKGAEITSVEGFNQAMEMVLSNRVEGTFNDKLSVLDYQKQKKAADIKLVTGDAEKSQSGFVFTKKTDKKVIEDINKALDELHKDGTLTKISKKWFGEDVSKA
- a CDS encoding M42 family metallopeptidase, producing MTTIIETIKTLTELHGAPGHEYQVRDYLKERMSAYADEVLQDGLGGIYFVKKSTNPDAKKVMIAAHMDEVGFMVTHITDNGMLKFTPLGGWPEDVLQAQRMKVLTRDKKEYTGIIGSLPKHFRTGNEGTPQISDMMLDIGAEDKEMVTEMGIMPGDTIVPEVEFKQLTEHRFLCKAWDNRYGCTIIIDVMERLKDIELPFHLYIGANVQEEVGLRGAGPAANMIQPDVALVVDCSPANDMAGRNSDNGQLGAGTLLRIIDRTMILKPSFKTLMQETYEAHNINYQYYQSPGGTDGGQIHISNEGVPTAVVGVPARYIHSNHTIFDIRDYEAARDGMLAILNTLDDETIEHLKLN
- a CDS encoding MalY/PatB family protein, whose amino-acid sequence is MDFNEVIDRSATNAVAHEMLSKLYQRKDLMPFWIADMDIAVPETITRALQERLNHPIYGYTNWNNDQFYQPIRHWYKTRFNLNVLKQDLAYAPSVLFTVTEVIRSVTNEGDGVIVNIPSYNNFLNLINGNKRMIVGCDLYDDEDQYSMDFVQFEYLCQMPQNKVFLFCNPHNPTGKVFTEDEILKIIETCEKHDVYIISDEIHMDFVRHGTHQSLIQYMSQYDKMVVTTCLGKTFNISGIPHAYYITKDSYMRELLQTKIGSVYGIGAPNMLGLTAIRTAYMECGAWVDALNDHIESNMIKVETFISERLHDVLTFRRPQSTFLAWINFEASGFSEMDVQDALQNIGRIAVGIGNTYELTASTHFRLNVACSEEKLEQGLAAIEKAFSYLKENAGD
- the trmB gene encoding tRNA (guanosine(46)-N7)-methyltransferase TrmB, encoding MRMRNKPWAEDFLLEHDHIVSIDLARKDHIIDWFEQVQPIHIEVGSGMGRFITEMAKANPEINYIGIERDKNVMIRIVEKAVEQNIKNLRLLTVDAEKLTEIFNEGEIDRIYLNFSDPWPKTRHAKRRLTHENFLKVYETILNKDGEIHFKTDNQALFEYSIESMSHYGMKLKNINLNLHDNEPVDNIRTEYEDKFSNKGFRINRLEARF
- a CDS encoding phosphotransferase family protein → MEHFYQLGWTLDSAGGASGEAYMAEQDGRKLFLKRNSSPFLAALSAEGIVPKLVWTKRIETGEVVTAQHWKNGRSLTHMEMKSERVALLLKKIHRSKPLLNMLKRLEMKPMDPELLLNKINASLSRNVLTHHTVRKALIYLEEHMPKLERKFYTVCHGDVNHNNWLLSDQDELFLVDWEGAMIADPAIDIGMILYTYRDTIDWQSWLSTYGIEYTLDLEKRMKWYTIIQAIAMIEWYEEKSRYHDLNDWLKFLDDVLNLNRFI